Proteins co-encoded in one Halorussus vallis genomic window:
- a CDS encoding methionine synthase gives MSNNRDQFRPENHPNEHFLLTTVVGSYPKPKWVDRARDLHEDPEADFDDDAWEEAKDDAARLITDEHERAGLDAVVDGEMRRNEMVEFFAHRIEGYEFNGPVKVWGHNTFDKPSVVSEVEYDETWLVDEYEFTASVTDKPVKVPITGPYTLANWSFNEAYEDDEELSHALADLVNEEVEKLVDAGARYIQIDEPALATTPDDHAIVGNCLERIVEGIPEDVRIGLHVCYGDYSRIYPEILDFPVDEFDLELANGDYDQLDVFKEPEFTADLALGVVDAHVAEVESVAEIKENIQKGLEVVPPEQLTVSPDCGLKLLPREVAYQKMANLVTAAREVEQELDAGEIDVERAAAPADD, from the coding sequence CTGACGACCGTCGTCGGCAGCTACCCCAAGCCCAAGTGGGTCGACCGCGCCCGCGACCTCCACGAGGACCCCGAAGCGGACTTCGACGACGACGCCTGGGAGGAGGCCAAAGACGACGCCGCGCGACTCATCACCGACGAACACGAGCGCGCCGGCCTCGACGCGGTCGTCGACGGCGAGATGCGCCGCAACGAGATGGTGGAGTTCTTCGCCCACCGCATCGAGGGCTACGAGTTCAACGGCCCCGTGAAGGTGTGGGGTCACAACACCTTCGACAAGCCGTCGGTCGTCTCCGAGGTCGAGTACGACGAGACGTGGCTCGTCGACGAGTACGAGTTCACCGCGAGCGTCACCGACAAACCGGTCAAGGTGCCTATCACCGGTCCGTACACGCTGGCCAACTGGTCGTTCAACGAGGCCTACGAGGACGACGAGGAACTCTCCCACGCGCTCGCCGACCTCGTCAACGAGGAGGTCGAGAAACTGGTCGACGCCGGCGCGCGCTACATCCAGATCGACGAACCGGCGCTCGCGACGACGCCGGACGACCACGCCATCGTCGGCAATTGCCTGGAGCGCATCGTCGAGGGCATCCCCGAGGACGTCCGAATCGGCCTCCACGTCTGTTACGGCGACTACTCGCGCATCTACCCCGAGATTCTGGATTTCCCGGTCGACGAGTTCGACCTCGAACTCGCCAACGGCGACTACGACCAGCTCGACGTGTTCAAAGAGCCCGAGTTCACCGCGGACCTCGCGCTCGGCGTGGTCGACGCCCACGTCGCGGAGGTCGAGTCGGTCGCCGAGATCAAGGAGAACATCCAGAAGGGCCTGGAAGTCGTCCCGCCCGAGCAGTTGACCGTCAGCCCCGACTGCGGGCTGAAGCTCCTCCCGCGCGAGGTGGCCTACCAGAAGATGGCCAATCTCGTCACCGCGGCCCGCGAAGTCGAGCAGGAACTCGACGCCGGCGAAATCGACGTCGAGCGGGCGGCCGCGCCCGCCGACGACTGA